atttaattcgtccacgttacaaccccgagacacttgatccgcaggattttgttttgttggcacatGCCGCCAATGCACTTTGTCGGTCAACtcttggatttcggacactctATTTGCGACGAATGTTTGTAATGAGGAAGGATGTGTTTTTATCCAATGTAAAACAATTTCggagtctgtccaaaatgtaattttttcgaaatgtcgaTTCAACATAGGCGCAACTCTTGACCATAATTTTGAAAGcagatgtgctgccgagagctcaagacgcggaagagatttggtcttcagcggagccactctagactttgcagtaagcagcatacatTTAATACCACTAGCAGTTTGGCTTCGTatatatatgcagcatccgtacgctcttattgaagcgtcggagaagccatgtatttggcaaATGGCACTCGACTCTACGTTCACGTAACGAGGAATGCTAATTGTTGAAAGCTGCATTAGGTTGGCTTTgaaattctgccagctagtgtcgaggcgcaatggaatcgactcatcccaatctagtttctgaatccaaagctcttgcaataagatttttgctttggtaactagtggggctaataatccaagaggatcgaaaaggcgagcagaaactgataatatgtttcgtttagtggctcgcaaatcattaaaattgtcgTCTAGgacaaatcgaaacaaatcctctttcggcaaccaatggattcccaacgtttttgtagaatttttgtcattgaagcttaatgacttttcagtgcaatcactgtcgaaaaatttagggtggttcgaaaaccacttcgttaaggtgaatcctgccgagtttaatattttaaccacttcacttcttataagatctagagactcaaaattttcagatcctgTCAATAAGTCATcgacataaaagtctcttttaatggccaatgaaccgagtgggtatttagttgtattagcatcgctgagcatttgcaaacaccgtgttgcgagaaatggagctggcgcagtgccgtatgttacggtgttaagtcgaaaaatttgaatatgctctgagggatgctctctccacacaataagctgacaatttctgtcttcttcgtGCACCATTATTtggcggtacattttagtaatgtctgccgttaaagcgtacttgtgtaaacgaaaacgaagaagagttgaatacaactcttcttggatggttgggcctaccatcaaaagttcattcaatgAAGTTTGAGATGAAGTACGACTCGAAGCGTCAAAaacaacacgtaatttggttgttgtgctttCGGGTCTTAgaacgcattgatgcggaatgaaatagtgtggctcactcgggatcttattatttgttgggctcatgtgacccagtGCTTTATATTCATTCATGAAGTCCAGATACATTCTACGAAGTTCTggatttttcaatgttttcctctccagggcctgaaaccgccgaactgcggtttcataggagtgaccgagtaacttacggtcagatttaaagggcattctgacttgaagccttcctgaaggcaatacttcAGTTGTGTTaacgaaaaattgttcacactCTTTTTGTTCAGGTGTGAACTTGTTGCCATTTGTTTCTGAAGGAAGTTCCTCCAGAGCCCagaatttttggactactgaatcTATGGACGTTAAGTCGTCTTCAgtttggcataatgtgctagtTGCTTCGGGAGAAGGACTAAGATTGCTGACATATTTGCCAGACACAATCCATCCCAAAAGAGTTTTCTGCAGCGTTGGTTGATTAGGGCCAATTTTAATTTGGCCAACCGCTAACAGATCGAAAAAGGTTTCTGCACCCAATAAGATGTCAATCTTTTGGGATGTgtggaattctggatccgccaattcaatattgcGCGGAATTTTCCAACCATTAACATTAATggtatggtctggatgattagccGAGATGCATCGCATAatccagaattccgccgaaaattcataattattaaCGCGTGACTTAATAAACGCGCTTAATTTGGCCCCGACTTTCGTACtggaatttccaattcctaCAATATTTAAGGTCCTGTTTTGGCGACGAATCCGCAGTTTTTGGGCCAAATCCTCTGTCATAAAATTGACTTGTGACCCTGAGTCCAGTAAGGCTCTTGCAGGTAGGTACGCTCCACAGCTGGTCCTCACCAGAAtaactgctgttgccaacattacccgatccggcatactcGATGTATGCATTGcatgtgtagttgttgttggttgcggaCGAGATTCAGCAGCAAAGGAAACGGGATACTGGTGAAGTAACGTATGATGGGATCGATTGCACAcacgacatcgatccgctctgcacttGGAAACCGTATGTCCCTTacgcaaacaatttatgcataagggcaccgatttGACATACTCAAATCTCTGTTGCACAGAGAGAGTTTTAAAAGTGGGGCAAGCAGATATGTAGTGGTCCTTTGATTTACACTGCTGGCAAAGAGGCTGCTTTGTATTTGTAGCTACTAACGACGATTTGGTCCTGTCCGATTTGGTTCCTGTCATGTGACTCGTGCTGATTGCAGCTCCAGGCTTCGTTCTCGAACATGACGCTCCCTCTGCTGATAATTGCTGAAATCTTCTATTCAGGGTGGCTTCACAGTCCTTCCATAAAGGTAGCTTGTCGTAATCCAGCTGTTCTTCCCACTTTGATCGGGTGGCAGAGTCCACTTTTGTCATGACCATGTGTATGATAATcgcatttgtaatttgtttctcatcgcccagcgatagcaatgaGTCATACACAGCCGACACTTCATCGATCATCGCTCGCAATGAGGGTGCCGATGGCTTTTGGATAGTTGGCAACtcaaaaagtttcgaaattgtgttgaaaaatatcaaacatttattatcgtaaacttttttgaggcTTGCCAACGCCTTCGggtaattttcatccgacatttgAAACGCTTTTACCGTACCCAGagcctctccagatagacaattaaccagatggttaaatttttcaatatctgggatatttggatcattGTGAACCAGACTCTCAaataaactcataaaatttttaaattcggaatactctcccttgaatttcggcaaattcatttttgggagccttgagctgtgagatGTTACGAAAGATGTGTCCGCAATAGACGTTCTACTTTTtgctaaaattgttttaattatagattttgtttctacaattatgtcctctaactcccctcgggccatgtcgtcttcatcaatctcttcaattttagattgaCACTTCATCAACTTTTCGCTGTGTGAGTTTAATATGTCGAGACGACATTCCAACTCAATTGGATCTAACGACATGGTTTTTTCCAGAAGGCCCGTCTTTATACGCAAAATGCTACTTTtcgccaccgtcctttgacgctttaatgattttaaatcgatcaactccttacttggggagaggttggcgatagttggctttggcttgctcatttttggttgttgaaattaatatttcgaaaacGAACGGCaaaggttggcaacaaatataatAGGAATCGATtacgaaaacgagaaaaaaaaaaaaaaatatcgatttccaATTATACGAAAGCCTAACCGATAATATTCGTAATGAGCACAATGTTTTTTGAAAACGAGAAATTGAAAACTGTGTGAAACCACTGACCgaattgtactttttttttttttttgcttttgcaaattattaagaATCGCACCTTAATGTTTAATATGTAAGATATATGTGAGATATACTCTAAACGCTACCGCAAATCGTTTgatccctttttttttaatgtcgaTATAtataacgtatgtatgtatatacacgattGCTTTtgccaatatttaaaaaaatcagaaaaatcgCACCTTAATGTTTAAGTGATGCGATCATGCACAACGCTATCACAAATCCCTCTATCCCTTTTTCTTTGACGTCAAtatatgtgtacgtatgtaagtatataatacgaagaacaacaaagcggcgggggccgatggattaccggccgagctattcaaactaggcggcgaaaaactgataaggagcatgcatcagcttttttgttgaatatggTCGagcgaaagcatgcccaacgattggaatttaaatgcccaatccataaaaaaggagaccccacaatttgcCAAACCGTGGGTTAGATTCaacattataatttattttgagtgaaagattaaagcccaccgtcaacaaatgaTTTCAGTGTGGtcctttagacctggaaaatcaacaccgaccagatattcaccatgcgccaaatcttggaaagtgaaaggagaatcgacacacaccacctcttcgtcgatttcaaagctgctttcgacagcacgaaaaggagctgcctctatgccgcgatgtctgaatttggtatccccgcaaaactaatacggttgtgttgACGTTGTAGCTCCGTCAGAATACCTCTGTTCGATGTTTCAGACAaaatcgtgtgactttttcaatggagaaaatagttcgagctgcagaacttaatcttttataagatgtgtacagctgctggcgtatgctgatgatattgatatcatcggccttaacacccgcgccgttagttctgctttctccagactagacaaggaagcaaaacaaatgggtctggcagtgaagagggcaagacgaaatatctcctgtcatcaaacaaactcacgtcactgttgacagtcataactttgaagttgtagataatttcgtctatttaggaaccagtattaacaccatcaacaatgtcagcctggaaatccaactacctgctacttcggactgagtaggcaattgaaaagtaaagtcctctctcgacgaacaaaagccaaactctatacgtttaattcccgtcctgctaatggtgcagaggcttggacgagtCAACAACTCATTTGCAGTTTTCGAAGAAAATTTGCGAAAGaaatggtcctttgcgcgttggccacggcgaatatcgcattcgatggaacgatgagcttcgAGATATAcgaaatagttcagcgaattaaaaaagcggctacgctggatgttgtccgaatggacgaaaacactccagctcgaaatacgccgggggaagcagaggaagaggaagacctccatttggaaggaccaagtggagataTTATTGGAATTCAAAAAgtaaacgactggcgcgctgttgtctataatcgcgtaagcggtgtctacgccaattaagaagaagatatataacgtatgtatgtatatacacgattGCTTTtgccaatatttaaaaaaatcagaaaaatcgCACCTTAATGTTTAAGTGATGCGATCATAGACGCTATCACAAATCCCTCTATCCCATTTTTCTTTTACGTCAAtatatgtgtacgtatgtatgtatatacatacgtgtccaaatattatatatgtatattgtatataagcaTAGAAGTAAAAAAGGGAGAGTCAAACACTGAAAGGGTGCaaatgttaattattattatttattttctctgtttgcaccactttcaatgattcgcactcgttacctgttGTGAATGCGTAGGCGTTTTGCCTGCGTTCACTTCCCTGGTGCAGAGGAGGCAACGGCAGGCTCATTCCCACGAAGCTAGTAGGTGTTGACGCAGCAGAGATGTCGTTGGCAGCAGCGATGGTGTCAGCAGCAGCAATGTTATTACCGATGTTATTAGCGGCAGCGATGTTGTTAGCGGCAGCGATGTTATAAGCGGCAGCGATGTTATAAGCGGCAGCGATGTTGTAAGCGGCAGCGATGTTGTCAACGGCAAACGATGTTATTAGCGGCAGCGATGCTTTTGGTAGCAGAGTTAGAAACAGTACGGTGTAGTACAGTACTTTGTAGAAAACGGCAAACTTGTGTACAAAACGACAAacgaattctttttttttttttttttaaaaacgggtgttcaataaataattttataccgGCACTTCACTTTGTATCAAAACGGGACGGTGATTTTGGTTTGTACACTACGGCAGATTTTACGGAATTTTTTAACGGGTGTTTAATAAATACTTCTATACCGGCACTTCACTTTCAATCGGTACTTTAAGTTAACGGCACTAAAAAACGGGTTTTTCTTTTTGGGTTTGTAATTTGAAaacagtaataaattttttaattttaactttttacaaaacttttatGTGAATATAAATTCCACCACTTTTGCcaaaatacaaattgaaataCTTATGTGCCTTTATTTTTGCACTCCACTGTACTCACCACCCGTTTTGAACTTGccgtacgtatatgtatgtagatttgtaCATACGTGGTTTCTTTACCGCACTTGTTTCGAGAATTCTTTCGCACTTAGTtaaacatacttatgtgtatgtgcatatattttgcgTGTATGTACCGGTAagtattgatatatgtatgtacatatgtacgaatttGTGCACTTGCCGAATGGAAATTTCCGCACTCCActtcacttatttctttctttttagatttttaaatgttcatacatatgctGGATATTCTTTTTATCCCACTATCACTgcttatgtacatgtacatacgtacatatgtatgttattttctaTACACTCTGTGAATCTTTTCACTTTCACagtaataatttgtaaatttaagcaCGTTTgttacactttttattttaaattacgtttttatgttttgtttttaatgcttTCCACTTTTTAGCCGACAACAACCGACAGTCGCGAAACGAAACGCGCGCGCACAGGCAATTAAATGCAATTGAAACCGAAaattgtatgtacgtatatgtatacgGATATATGATATCcacgaaaattgttttaaaaatgttattaattaaaCTTTACACTGTTCTTTGTTAATCTTTTATCACGCACTattgtccctgctcgggcgccatgaaaaatctcaagcttttttgagaaaactaaTTAATAGGGAATGCGTGAAccgaatatgtatataaaattgcctGTGCCGAGAAAATGAAAAAGCGACCGCTCGCGAATGTTCTTCTTACACAATTGGCTTCTTTATTTCAGGAATTTTATGACTTAGCCTAAACCTTaacctaacggcttaaactaacgggacgcgtaaatatgtatctataaaaaaggggtaagtagaATTCAATTCGTTACATTATGGTAGAAAATTATGGTGAGTATATAAACAGTATTATTAGGGtgagtataatataatataaaataaactttaacattttaatttaaatttttaatataaattaattcatatacattcgtttagtattttgtttaaaaatagtatttaagaaggctaatttacttaaatatgttaaactaatgatttaaagcaactcaatattgactgctaagtgtgtatatacaagaaaatcgactttatacctgaatataagattgttggattcttctaaatgcactgccgttatggctttatgtcaacttcggtaaaatgaatgaggctaattaacttaaatatttggtgttaatgatttgaagcaactcaatatcgactgataaatgtgtatatacaagaaaatcgactttatacctgaatataagattgtcgaattcttccaaatgcactgccgttatggctttacgtcaacttcggtaagctgaagaaggctaatttacttaaatatgttaaactaatgatttaaagcaactcaatatcgactgctaaatgtgtatatacaagaaaatcgactttatacctgaatataagattgtcgaattcttgcaaatgcactgccgttatggttttatgccaacttcggtaagatggatgaagctaattaacttaaatattttatgttaatgatttgaagcaactcaatatcgactgcttaaagtgtatatacaagaaaatcgactttatacctgatcactagattgtcgaattcttgcaaatgcactgccgttatggctttacgtcaacttcggtaagatgaagaaggttaattgacttaaatattttaaactaatgatttaaagcaactcaatatcgactgctaaatgtgtatatacaagaaaatcgactttatacctgaatataagattgtcgaattcttccaaatgcactgccgttatggctttatgtcaacttcggtaagatgaagaaaggctaattaacttaaatatttgatgttaatgatttgaagcaactcaatatcgactgctaaatgtgtatatacaagaaaatcgactttatacctgaatataagattgtcgaattcttccaaatgcactgccgttatggctttatgtcaacttcggtaagatgaagaaggctaatttacttaaatatttgatgttaatgatttgaagcaactcaattttgactgctgaatgtgtatgtgcaagaaaatcgacctttttcctgaatataagattgttgaattcttccaaatgcactgccgttatggctttatgtcaacttcggtaaaatgaagaaggctaattaacttaaatatttgatgttaatgatttgaagcaactcaatatcgactgataaatgtgtatatacaagaaaatcgactttatacctgaatataagattgtcgaattcttccaaatgcactgccgttatggctttatgtcaacttcggtaagatgaagaaggctaattaacttaaatatttgatgttaatgatttaaagcaactcaatatcgactgctaagtgtatatagacaagaaaatcagctttataccagaatataagattgtcgaattcttcaaatgcactgccgttatggctttatgtcaacttcggtaagatgaagaaggctaattaacttaaatatttgatgttaatgatttgaagcaactcaatatcgactgctaaatgtgtatatacaagaaaatcgactttatacctgaatataagattgtcgaattcttccaaatgcactgccgttatggctttatgtcaacttcggtaagatgaagaaggctaattaacttaaatatttgatgttaatgatttgaagcaactcaatatcgactgctaaatgtgtatatacaagaaaatcgactttatacctgaatataagattgtcgaattcttccaaatgcactgccgttatggctttatgtcaacttcgataagataaggataaatatttgatgttaatgatttgaagcaactcaatatcgactgctaaatgtgtatatacaagaaaatcgactttatacctgaatataagattgtcgaattcttccaaatgcactgccgttatggctttatgtcaacttcggtaagatgaagaaggctaattaacttaaatatttgatgttaatgatttgaagcaactcaatatcgactgctaaatgtgtatatacaagaaaatcgactttatacctgaatataagattgtcgattcttccaaatgcactgccgttatggctttatgtcaacttcgataagatgaagaaggctaatttacttaaatatttgatgttaatgatttgaagcaactcaatatcgactgctaaatgtgtatatacaagaaaatcgactttatacctgaatataagattgtcgaattcttccaaatgcactgccgttatggctttatgtcaacttcgataagatgaagaaggctaatttacttaaatatttgatgttaatgatttaaagcaac
This DNA window, taken from Bactrocera neohumeralis isolate Rockhampton unplaced genomic scaffold, APGP_CSIRO_Bneo_wtdbg2-racon-allhic-juicebox.fasta_v2 ctg1370, whole genome shotgun sequence, encodes the following:
- the LOC126766474 gene encoding uncharacterized protein LOC126766474, which translates into the protein SLPLITSFAVDNIAAAYNIAAAYNIAAAYNIAAANNIAAANNIGNNIAAADTIAAANDISAASTPTSFLPTIQKPSAPSLRAMIDEVSAVYDSLLSLGDEKQITNAIIIHMVMTKVDSATRSKWEEQLDYDKLPLWKDCEATLNRRFQQLSAEGASCSRTKPGAAISTSHMTGTKSDRTKSSLVATNTKQPLCQQCKSKDHYISACPTFKTLSVQQRFEYVKSVPLCINCLRKGHTVSKCRADRCRVCNRSHHTLLHQYPVSFAAESRPQPTTTTHAMHTSSMPDRVMLATAVILVRTSCGAYLPARALLDSGSQVNFMTEDLAQKLRIRRQNRTLNIVGIGNSSTKVGAKLSAFIKSRVNNYEFSAEFWIMRCISANHPDHTINVNGWKIPRNIELADPEFHTSQKIDILLGAETFFDLLAVGQIKIGPNQPTLQKTLLGWIVSGKYVSNLSPSPEATSTLCQTEDDLTSIDSVVQKFWALEELPSETNGNKFTPEQKEFIGRRGIPQKIYSDNATNFVGADRKLRELKEAFLAQSTEVKGFAAEEGFSFTFIPPRAPHFGGLWEAAVKSAKHLVVRALGNALLTAEELSTVLAEVEAILNSRPLAPLSQDPNDGEALTPAHLLIGCPLRALPPAQVPADIIRCCERWQLVCCLKQQFWQQWSKTYLTSLQERSKWLHPERNLQAGDLVLVHEDNTPPQQWVLGRVAATVEGQDGKVRVADVATKAGTIKRPIHKLALLPINVEGS